Sequence from the Streptomyces sp. R33 genome:
GGTCCACCAGCTTCCCTCCGACCCGAGCAGGGACACCACCCGCTCCGCCACGCACTCGGCGGCCTCGGCAGACATGTGCCGGTGGTCCGGCCATACGAGGTCAACGGCCGCGACCCCGGCGAGGAACGCGGCGGCCTCGTGCGTCTCCAACGGTTCCAGGGCGGCACAGATCTGCGGGACGGACGGCGGGGCGTACCCGGGGACGAAGCGCCGCCAGGCCTCGTCGGCCGCGACCTCGGCCAGCAGCGCACGGATCCGGGCCGCCAGCTCCGGCAGGTCGGGCTCCGGCTCGGTGAACCGCCCGGCCGCCACGTACACCCGCGTCGGCGTGGACAGTTCCGCCATGCGCGCTTCCAGCTCGGCCAGATCCCCCGTGGACTTCACAGCGGCATTCTGCCCTGCGCCCCCAGTCGGCGCCGTGGGAGGGAGGCTTGCGTAGATGTGGTCGAGGGTGGCGACTCCGTCCGCGATAGCTGATGGGCTGCCTTCTTCTGAGTGACCGCGTACCCGACGAACGTGCTGATCACGACAGTAGGTAGGCTTTGGCACATGTCGCAGCCGATACAACTCGTCGTCCTGATCACCACTCTCCCGGGCCGCGGCCAGGAACAGGTCAGTGCGTTCGAGCGTCTCGCACCGATCGTGCGGGCCGAACCGGGATGCTTGCAGTACGACATGCACCAGGTGAGCGGCACCTCGGACCGCTTCGTTCTCATCGAGCGGTGGGCGTCAAAGGAAGCGCTTGCCGCACACGACGCCACTCCCCACATGATCGAAGCCGACGCAGCCAGCCCGGCGTTCCGAGCGGGACCCGCAGAGGTCATCCAGCTCGTCGCCGAACCCCTGGCCTGATCGGGTCGGAAGCCGCGCACCGTGCGGCCGACCGGGAGCGCCGCACTCTCACGGAGTACAAGCCTCGGCGATCGACGCGCTGTTCTCGTAGAGATGGTGCCGGGTGATCCGGCCGTCCTCGACGGTGAGGCGCAACGCGAACGGGCCCTCGAAGGACTTCGCCGTCAGGCGTACGGTCCCCGCCAAGCGCCCCATCAAGACCGCGTCGGTGCCGTCAACGAGGAGCGTATCGACGGAGGCGCGCGCATCCTCCGGCACGGTGTGCTCCATCAACTCCGCGAACTGGGCGGCGCATTCTGCGGCGGTGGATCGCGGGCGGATCCACGGGGCGGCGGGGTTCTCGGCGAGCAACCAGTCGACCTCGTCGGCGAAAAGCGCGACAAGTCGCCTGGTGTCCCCGGCCGCCCGGGCGGCGAGGAACTCCTGTACGACGGCCCGGGTGGCCTCGGCGACGGAACTCGCAATGGTGACTGAACTGGCCGTGGATTTGGCGGACATGGGACTCTCCTCGCGGCTGCGGCCGGATCCCGGCGGGGGTACCCGTCGGCGTGCTTGATCCTGCCGGTAGAGGTCAGGGCGGTCGATTACCCCGGGGGTAATGAGCGTCCAGCAGTGGCCGGGCGTACCCTCCTTCGGACCTGACAGCCACCACCAGGGTGGAAGAGTTGACTCCCACGCGCGATCGCCCCTCCCCAGACATCCAGGGCGGAGGCCGCGTCCGCGTCGACGGCGAGATCCTCGGAGAGGAACAAGCTGGTCTCCCGGTCCTTCGTGCGGCGCGGGCCGGGCTCCGCATCGTGGATACCGCGCCTCATCGGGGGAAGTGTCCTCGGACCGGAACGGTTCGTCGAAGGGATTGACGAGATGCGTGCTCTGACCTTCGTTGTCGGTACGGGGCGCAGTGGGTCGACCGCGCTGTCGGGCATCCTCAACGCGCATCCGGACGTGCTCAGCTTGAACGAGCTGCTGTCGTCGGTGCAGAGCCGGGGCTTGCCCGAGGGCCTCCTCGACGGCGGGGAGTTCTGGCGCCTCCTGGCCGATCCCAATCCCCTGTTCGAGCGGATGATCCGCAACGGAGTACCCATGCCGGAATTCCTCTACACGCGCCGTCCCGGGCGCTTCGCGACCGAGACGACCGGAATTCCCGCCCTGTCCCTGATGGTCCTCCCGCACCTGACCGAAGATCCGGACGGCCTGTTCGACGCACTGGAGAAGCAGGTGTGCGGATGGCCCGGGCGCACCGCCGCCGGACATTACGAGGCTCTGTTCGACCTGCTGTGCGAGCGGTTCGGGCGTACGGCCGCGGTCGAGCGGTCGGGCTACTCGCTGGAGCGGGTACCGCTGCTGCGGAGGACCTTCCCGCAGGCACGCTTCGTCCACCTCTTCAGGAACGGGCCCGACTGCGCCCTGTCCATGAGCCGACACACGGGCTACCGGCTGATCTTCCTGCTGCGGGAGATCCTCGCCCGGAGCGGCGCCGAGCGCGTCGAGGACCTGACCGAGGAACAAGTCCGCTCCCTGCCGCCTGAGCTGTCGCCGCTGCTGACCGAGCGGTTCGACTCCGCACTGGTACTGGACCGTGAGCTGCCGGCGGCGGGCTTCGCCGCGCTGTGGTCGGAGCTCGTCGTGCGGGGTGTGGCCCTTCTCGAGGACGTGCCCGCGCCGATGCGGACCACGCTCTCCTACGAGGACCTCCTCGAGGACCCCCGCCGGGAACTGACGCGCCTGGCAGACTTCATCGGCGTCGAGCCGCTCCCGCGATGGCTCGACACCGGGACCTCGCGCCTGGACGGCGGCCGGCGGGGCACTTCCCGGCGGCTGCCCGCGGCCGAACTCGCCGCGCTGCGGGAAGGATGTGCCCCCGGGGAGCGGGCCCTGACCAACGCACACGGGTGACAGCGCCGCCACGCAACCGCCGCGCGACGGCCGGTATACCTCTGGAGCGTGTCGACGACGTGCCGCTCGCGCCCATTGCACACGATCGCGACAGTTCCGGCAGGGCTGACACTCATGATCGGGCTTCCCCCGGGCGGGGGAAGCCCGATGATCCGTGGGATGGATGTGAGCAGCGCCGGTGACCCGGAATCTTGGAGCGTCGGCAATCCGGACATACGGGGGTCACGGTGGTTGTTCCTGCGAACTCGGAGCTAAGTGGCGTTCCTGAGCCACCGACCGCAAGCCCGGGGCGGATGTTGTGGTGGCGGCGGTGGCCTGTGTGGGCGCCCATGATCGCTGCAGTGTGGAGCGTGCTGTACGCCGCTGTCGAGGTCACCTGGGCGGTGACGGGCACCACCGTGCTGTGGAAGGAGCACTCCGCGTACGCGCCGGGGGTCCAGTTCTTCCTGGCGGCCCTCGCGCTCCTGGCCGGCGGCGCCTGCCTGGCCAGCACCCGAACTCTCGCCAAGCTCGGCCGGGTTGTGGTGGCGACGGCGCTGATCGTGGCGCTCCCGGTGTTCGTCGTGGCAATGGCCGGGCTGCCGATCCATTTCGTGGCAATTGCGACGCTCTCGGGGGTCGAGAGCGCCACCGGACTGGCCCAGGTGCTGCTGAACACCGCCGGTGCCGCCCTCCTGTTCCTCGTCGGTTTGTCGTACCGCCGACGGCTGCGCGGAGACTGCCCGCGGTGCGGGCAGCCGCACGCCGGCGCAGCCGACGGCCCGCTTGCCCACCCGGCCGCCTCCCGAGCCCCGAGGCGGACCCGCGTCGCGGTGTACCTGCTCATGGGCGGACTTCTGCCGTGGGCGGGAGCCAAGACCATCTGGACGCTGGGCGGCAACGCGCTCGGCGTCGAGGGCGATGACTGGCAGAGGACGACGAGCGCCGGCGCGTCGGGGCCGTCGAAGGCAACCGCGTCGGCGGGGATCGACGTGACCGTGCTGGCCGCGATGGTCGGGGTCTTCCTGCTCCTGGGGTTGCTGTACGCGTGGGGGCAGGTGTTCCCCCGCTGGACGCTGGTCCTGTCCGGACGACGGGTCCCGCGCCTGCTGCCCTTGATCCCCGCCTGGCTGACCGGCATCCCCCTGGCGATGTACGGCGCCGTCCTCATCGTCATGGCCCCGCTCATGGCCGTCGGCGTGCTGCCCAAGATCAAGCCGTCCCCGCCGTTCACCACCAGTTCGGGAATCACCTGGATGGTCGAGTTCGGCGGCCTGGGATTCGCCGGTCTGGGCCTCGGCCTCGTCGTGGCCGCCCGCTCCTATGCCGCCCGCACCCACCCCGTCTGTGCCAGCGCCACGGCAGCGGAGAGGCCCAAGTAGCCGGGTACCGGAATGTCAGCTTCCCGCCGGCGATCAGTGAGCAGCCGCGGCGGTCCCGGTCAAAGCACGCAAGA
This genomic interval carries:
- a CDS encoding putative quinol monooxygenase, producing MSQPIQLVVLITTLPGRGQEQVSAFERLAPIVRAEPGCLQYDMHQVSGTSDRFVLIERWASKEALAAHDATPHMIEADAASPAFRAGPAEVIQLVAEPLA
- a CDS encoding nuclear transport factor 2 family protein produces the protein MSAKSTASSVTIASSVAEATRAVVQEFLAARAAGDTRRLVALFADEVDWLLAENPAAPWIRPRSTAAECAAQFAELMEHTVPEDARASVDTLLVDGTDAVLMGRLAGTVRLTAKSFEGPFALRLTVEDGRITRHHLYENSASIAEACTP
- a CDS encoding sulfotransferase produces the protein MRALTFVVGTGRSGSTALSGILNAHPDVLSLNELLSSVQSRGLPEGLLDGGEFWRLLADPNPLFERMIRNGVPMPEFLYTRRPGRFATETTGIPALSLMVLPHLTEDPDGLFDALEKQVCGWPGRTAAGHYEALFDLLCERFGRTAAVERSGYSLERVPLLRRTFPQARFVHLFRNGPDCALSMSRHTGYRLIFLLREILARSGAERVEDLTEEQVRSLPPELSPLLTERFDSALVLDRELPAAGFAALWSELVVRGVALLEDVPAPMRTTLSYEDLLEDPRRELTRLADFIGVEPLPRWLDTGTSRLDGGRRGTSRRLPAAELAALREGCAPGERALTNAHG